The following proteins are encoded in a genomic region of Reichenbachiella sp.:
- a CDS encoding DUF1599 domain-containing protein, with product MEEKTVGEYTEVIKACKDIFEKKTKDYGTAWRILRASSLTDQIFIKAKRIRSIQEKGEQKIQEDIAGEFVAIINYCIMAIMQVRMNGDEGMEIPYDTLEPMYTGIANETRDLLANKNHDYDEAWRDMRVSSMTDIILMKILRTKQIEDNQGKTLISEGVEANYQDMINYSVFCLILMGFNQK from the coding sequence GTGGAAGAAAAAACGGTAGGCGAATATACTGAAGTTATAAAGGCTTGTAAAGACATTTTTGAAAAGAAAACCAAGGATTACGGTACGGCCTGGAGGATTTTAAGAGCTTCGTCTTTGACCGACCAAATTTTTATTAAAGCGAAAAGAATCCGTTCTATCCAGGAGAAAGGAGAACAAAAAATACAAGAAGATATTGCTGGCGAGTTTGTAGCCATTATCAACTACTGCATTATGGCTATTATGCAGGTAAGAATGAATGGTGATGAGGGTATGGAAATTCCATACGATACGCTAGAGCCCATGTACACTGGCATAGCCAATGAAACGAGAGATTTACTTGCCAACAAGAATCACGACTATGACGAAGCTTGGAGAGACATGCGTGTGTCATCGATGACAGATATCATTTTAATGAAAATATTACGAACCAAACAGATCGAAGACAATCAAGGCAAAACCCTGATCTCTGAGGGTGTAGAAGCTAACTATCAAGACATGATCAATTATTCCGTCTTTTGTTTGATTTTGATGGGATTCAATCAAAAATAA
- a CDS encoding BT_3928 family protein: MKAILTIVRFLVGGLFIFSGLIKVNDPVGTAIKMEEYFEIFSLEIANFFHLFVPLALPISIFMVVLEVVLGIALIVNYKQNWTLKALLAIIVFFTFLTGWSAITNSVTDCGCFGDAIKLTPLESFIKDIVLLVMIIFLYLSQHAPQSETAEKRSHFIVGGSLVLSLGLALYAVAHLPFIDFRAYKVGNHIPTEMQPSAEYIYEYVMEKDGEEFKFETYPTDPAYKFVAMNHLNPEAAPKITDFGVWNDEGDFTSEVFTGNKLFVVLYDVSKSDKSSLSDINDLIKALGDKIEIYALTASDGSTFEAFQKEVGLEIPYYYTDATVLKTITRSNPGLWLLSNGTVQGKWHYNDVPNNSEVLDLVN; this comes from the coding sequence ATGAAAGCAATATTGACCATCGTAAGATTTTTAGTAGGCGGTTTATTCATTTTTTCTGGCCTGATCAAAGTGAACGATCCGGTAGGAACAGCCATCAAAATGGAAGAATATTTCGAAATATTCTCACTAGAGATCGCCAATTTCTTTCACTTATTCGTGCCCTTGGCACTTCCCATTTCCATATTCATGGTAGTCCTGGAGGTAGTCTTAGGTATAGCCTTGATCGTGAACTACAAGCAGAACTGGACACTGAAAGCCTTATTAGCAATTATTGTATTCTTCACTTTTCTCACTGGCTGGTCTGCCATCACCAATAGCGTGACAGACTGTGGGTGCTTTGGCGATGCTATCAAGCTTACCCCATTGGAGTCCTTTATCAAAGATATCGTACTGCTAGTGATGATTATTTTCTTGTATTTGAGTCAACATGCTCCGCAGTCTGAAACGGCAGAAAAAAGAAGCCATTTCATAGTAGGAGGATCACTAGTATTGTCCTTGGGTCTGGCGCTCTATGCCGTGGCTCATTTACCATTTATTGATTTTAGAGCATACAAAGTAGGCAATCATATCCCTACAGAAATGCAACCGTCCGCAGAGTACATATATGAATATGTAATGGAAAAAGATGGAGAAGAATTCAAATTTGAAACTTACCCAACGGACCCTGCTTACAAATTTGTTGCAATGAATCACCTGAACCCTGAAGCAGCTCCAAAGATTACAGATTTTGGCGTTTGGAATGATGAAGGGGATTTTACTTCTGAAGTATTTACAGGTAACAAGCTCTTTGTAGTTTTGTATGATGTCTCCAAATCAGATAAATCCAGCCTATCTGATATCAATGACCTGATTAAAGCCTTGGGAGATAAAATAGAAATCTATGCCTTAACTGCCTCCGACGGATCTACTTTTGAAGCCTTTCAAAAAGAAGTGGGATTAGAGATTCCTTATTACTATACAGACGCTACGGTATTAAAAACCATTACCCGATCAAACCCTGGATTGTGGTTGTTGTCAAACGGAACCGTACAAGGCAAGTGGCATTATAATGATGTGCCTAATAATAGTGAGGTACTGGATTTGGTGAATTAA
- the folP gene encoding dihydropteroate synthase, translating to MAGNKLFQKLMTESKFINVKGKLMALSSPKVMGIINLTADSFYDGGKIKSDSDLLTKVEKMLEDGVDILDVGAYSSRPGATDIPMRDEWEAAVDGIDSILKHFPESVISIDTFRSTVAKGALEHGACIINDISGGNLDKGMYDLLSEVNAPYIMMHMKGDPQTMANLTDYNHLVSEIIDYFNAKVNELKSLGVKDIIIDPGFGFAKNKEQNYELLNKLSLLKVLDVPMLCGVSRKSMIFKELEITPDQALNGTTALNMACLMNGASILRVHDVKEAKETIKLYEAMTKN from the coding sequence ATGGCTGGCAACAAACTATTTCAGAAATTAATGACCGAGTCTAAATTCATAAATGTAAAAGGAAAATTGATGGCCTTGTCATCACCCAAGGTAATGGGCATCATCAACTTGACTGCAGACTCTTTTTATGATGGGGGTAAGATCAAATCAGACAGCGATTTGCTGACTAAAGTCGAAAAGATGCTGGAAGATGGGGTGGATATTTTGGATGTAGGCGCTTACTCCAGTCGTCCGGGTGCAACAGATATTCCTATGCGCGACGAATGGGAGGCGGCCGTTGATGGTATCGACAGTATCTTGAAACATTTTCCTGAATCTGTTATTTCAATAGACACATTTAGATCCACTGTCGCCAAGGGTGCCTTAGAGCACGGTGCCTGTATCATAAATGATATTTCTGGTGGGAATCTGGATAAAGGAATGTATGATCTTTTGTCTGAAGTAAATGCACCCTACATTATGATGCACATGAAGGGTGATCCGCAGACGATGGCTAATCTTACCGACTATAACCACCTGGTTTCCGAGATTATTGATTATTTTAATGCGAAGGTCAATGAGTTGAAGAGCTTGGGGGTTAAAGATATTATTATTGACCCAGGTTTTGGTTTTGCTAAAAATAAAGAGCAGAACTATGAGTTATTAAATAAGTTGAGTCTGCTGAAGGTATTAGATGTGCCGATGCTGTGCGGAGTGTCTCGAAAATCTATGATTTTCAAAGAACTGGAAATTACGCCGGACCAAGCACTTAATGGTACGACAGCACTCAATATGGCTTGCTTGATGAATGGAGCTTCTATTTTGAGAGTACACGATGTGAAGGAAGCCAAAGAGACGATTAAGCTTTACGAAGCAATGACAAAGAATTAG
- a CDS encoding DoxX family protein, which yields MKINILIYWITTGLVSTLMLASASMYFINTEEVKEIFVRLNYPAYLVIPLAVAKILAVIAIVSRWSKTLKEWAYVGLLIDFSLAFFAHYEAQDGGHTLAAFAIMTLLISYLFEKRL from the coding sequence ATGAAAATCAATATACTAATTTATTGGATCACTACTGGTTTAGTTTCAACATTGATGTTGGCTTCAGCCAGCATGTATTTCATCAATACAGAAGAAGTCAAAGAAATATTTGTTCGGCTTAATTATCCAGCTTATTTGGTCATACCCTTGGCTGTTGCGAAAATATTAGCCGTAATTGCGATTGTTTCTAGATGGTCAAAGACATTAAAAGAGTGGGCATATGTAGGATTATTGATCGACTTTTCATTGGCATTTTTCGCACATTATGAAGCCCAAGACGGAGGCCACACTTTAGCTGCTTTTGCGATAATGACGCTCCTAATTTCTTATCTATTTGAGAAAAGGTTATAA